From a single Okeanomitos corallinicola TIOX110 genomic region:
- a CDS encoding NB-ARC domain-containing protein encodes MSVADFQLQEEEFIEAQKNWELEKLYLDLASAKRKALTPVEKKLLRGLLCGCSPAEIAKRVYHSRNSSTVRVYLSNGIYKYIEEMLTNQLGYSVKLKNWSHVTHLLENAGYKKNFFYAQQVNSLIKNSTKLELDTFPTESKRFQDWGEAVDVSSFHGRNTELTTVSEWILQQDCRLVAVLGMGGIGKTTFSIKLAQEIQDQFEYVIWRSLHLFPSIDMLLTDLMQILSPTAEIDETITLNHRISQLIDSLRQVRCLIVLDDFNAILYNNSQVLKTKKLDQHSQIQYCTGYQGYGELITRVGNCQHQSCLLITSREKPPELAEIEGEKLPVRSLNLDGLSTTESFLILENKGLTTLDYTDTNILIDAYNGHPLFLKLVATTIKNLFGGNIYQFLEQGTLIFGDIRRILEQQFNCLSDLEKYIMYWLVLHPDLTAVLTFTSNVLPGHLPKTGSRLILESLELLQQRSFIDIKSANISPSKIWKEYILEGLQEKDLQFTTETENNLLINDPALMSQLKKDLQKKSN; translated from the coding sequence ATGTCAGTAGCAGATTTTCAACTTCAAGAAGAAGAATTTATAGAAGCTCAAAAAAATTGGGAGTTAGAAAAATTGTATCTAGACTTAGCTTCTGCAAAACGAAAAGCTTTGACACCTGTAGAAAAGAAATTACTCAGAGGTTTGCTTTGCGGTTGTAGTCCTGCGGAAATAGCTAAAAGGGTTTACCATAGCCGCAATAGTAGCACCGTCAGGGTTTATCTTTCTAATGGAATATATAAGTATATAGAAGAGATGCTGACTAACCAATTAGGATATTCAGTCAAGTTAAAAAATTGGAGTCATGTCACCCATTTATTAGAAAATGCAGGGTATAAGAAAAACTTTTTTTATGCACAGCAAGTAAATTCACTCATTAAAAATTCCACAAAGCTAGAACTGGACACTTTCCCAACTGAGTCAAAGAGGTTTCAAGACTGGGGTGAAGCAGTAGATGTGAGTAGCTTCCATGGACGGAATACGGAGTTAACCACAGTCTCAGAATGGATTTTACAACAGGACTGTAGATTAGTAGCAGTTTTAGGTATGGGAGGAATTGGAAAAACTACTTTTTCTATTAAATTAGCTCAGGAAATTCAAGATCAATTTGAATATGTAATTTGGCGATCGCTGCATCTATTTCCATCTATAGATATGTTGTTAACTGATCTGATGCAGATATTATCACCAACAGCAGAAATAGACGAGACAATCACATTAAATCATAGAATTTCCCAATTAATTGATAGCTTACGTCAAGTCCGCTGTCTGATAGTTTTAGATGATTTTAACGCAATTTTATATAATAATTCCCAGGTGCTTAAAACCAAAAAACTTGATCAACACTCACAAATTCAATATTGCACAGGTTATCAAGGTTATGGTGAGTTAATCACAAGAGTTGGGAATTGTCAACATCAAAGTTGTTTATTAATTACCAGTCGGGAAAAGCCACCAGAACTTGCAGAAATTGAAGGAGAAAAGCTACCAGTTAGATCATTAAATTTAGATGGTTTAAGTACAACAGAAAGTTTCCTGATACTAGAAAATAAAGGATTAACAACCTTAGATTATACAGATACGAATATATTAATTGATGCCTATAATGGACATCCATTATTTTTAAAATTAGTCGCCACCACAATTAAAAATTTATTTGGTGGTAATATTTATCAATTTTTAGAACAGGGAACTCTCATTTTTGGTGATATTCGCAGAATTTTAGAGCAACAGTTTAATTGCTTATCTGACTTGGAAAAGTATATTATGTATTGGTTGGTCTTGCATCCAGATTTAACTGCTGTATTGACTTTTACAAGTAATGTTTTACCAGGACATTTACCAAAAACAGGGTCAAGATTAATTTTAGAAAGTTTGGAATTGCTCCAGCAAAGATCATTTATAGATATCAAGTCAGCTAATATATCTCCTAGTAAAATTTGGAAAGAATATATTCTTGAAGGATTGCAAGAAAAAGATTTACAATTTACTACAGAAACAGAGAATAATTTATTGATAAATGATCCAGCTTTAATGTCACAATTAAAAAAAGACCTACAAAAAAAGAGTAATTAA
- a CDS encoding transposase, translated as MQVVERHIIQRNHPHYQEIDKLCFAAKNLYNYANFHIRQSFIFAQKYLDYNCLAKQLKGTEPYQALPAKVAQQVLLGLHRNWLSFFAAIKAYAEDKSKFLGRPKLPKYKHKEKGRHLLVYTAQAVSKPKMKSGLIHLSQTQIHIPTKVDYCYLNQVRIVPKIDHYVVEVVYEKEETDYGLDPNSIAAIDLGIDNLATLTSNQPGFTPVLVSGRIIKSINRYYNQRKAQLQSLLPNHQKTSKRLQSLTKKRNFQVDDYLHKASRLIIDHLVKCGIGTLVIGQNSLWKQNVNLGSRNNQNFVCIPHTRFVHQLSYKAKLVGINVLVSEESYTSVASFLDQDVIPTYGKVDSKEVKFSGRRIKTKLYRAGNGLLIHADVNGSLNILRKVVPTAFSLGIEGVVVRPVGVIPGKRKA; from the coding sequence ATGCAAGTAGTAGAGCGGCATATCATTCAAAGAAATCATCCCCATTATCAGGAGATTGATAAATTGTGTTTTGCTGCCAAAAACCTCTACAATTATGCTAACTTTCACATTCGCCAAAGTTTCATCTTTGCTCAAAAATACCTCGATTACAATTGTTTAGCAAAACAATTAAAAGGGACAGAACCATACCAGGCCTTACCAGCCAAAGTTGCCCAACAAGTATTATTAGGATTACATCGCAACTGGTTAAGTTTTTTTGCAGCAATTAAAGCTTATGCAGAAGATAAATCCAAATTTTTAGGTAGACCGAAATTACCTAAATATAAACACAAAGAAAAAGGTAGACATTTATTAGTTTATACAGCCCAAGCAGTGAGTAAACCCAAAATGAAATCTGGGTTGATTCATCTGTCACAAACACAGATTCACATTCCTACAAAAGTAGATTATTGTTATCTAAATCAAGTAAGAATTGTCCCCAAGATTGACCATTATGTAGTAGAAGTTGTCTATGAAAAAGAGGAAACAGATTATGGTTTAGACCCTAATTCCATAGCAGCGATTGATTTAGGCATAGATAATCTAGCAACTTTAACATCAAACCAGCCGGGATTTACACCAGTTCTGGTTTCCGGGCGGATTATCAAATCAATTAATCGTTATTACAATCAAAGAAAAGCTCAATTACAATCTTTACTACCAAATCATCAAAAGACATCTAAACGACTACAAAGTTTAACTAAAAAACGGAATTTTCAAGTTGATGATTATCTGCATAAAGCCAGTCGCTTAATTATTGACCATTTAGTAAAGTGTGGGATTGGAACTTTAGTAATAGGTCAAAATTCCTTGTGGAAACAGAATGTGAATTTGGGCAGTAGAAATAATCAAAACTTTGTTTGTATTCCCCATACTCGATTTGTACATCAGTTGAGTTATAAAGCGAAATTAGTGGGGATAAATGTATTGGTCTCTGAGGAGTCTTACACTAGTGTAGCTTCTTTTTTAGACCAAGATGTGATTCCTACTTATGGCAAAGTTGACTCGAAAGAAGTTAAATTTAGTGGTCGCAGAATCAAAACTAAACTTTATAGAGCAGGTAATGGTTTATTGATTCATGCTGATGTCAATGGTAGTTTGAATATTTTACGAAAAGTAGTCCCGACAGCATTTAGTCTAGGGATAGAGGGCGTTGTAGTTCGCCCTGTCGGGGTTATTCCCGGCAAACGAAAGGCATGA